The following coding sequences are from one Granulicella arctica window:
- the ribB gene encoding 3,4-dihydroxy-2-butanone-4-phosphate synthase — translation MFAEVDAAVAEIRAGRMVVVVDDEDRENEGDLTLAAEFVTPEAINFMAKFGRGLICLTLTEERADYLRLGPMTQENTSRFGTAFTESIEAREGVTTGISAADRAHTIRVAIDPGSTARDLARPGHVFPLRARKGGVLVRAGQTEASVDLARMAGLVSAGVICEIMNEDGTMARVPDLVKFCEEHGLLMVTVADLIRYRLQHERYIHRVAESLMPTEHGEFRMIAYESEVEGDESHVALVYGDVTGKDDVVPVRVHTHCLAGDVFGTTLCDCRAVVENSLRMIAEAGRGALVYLHNGTKGFGIDGTVTPGRVVLHREARGKDRADDRSQRTLRQVGLGGQILSDLGIHRIKLLTNTPTHVPALQGFGIEIVEQVAVPMAVNRMV, via the coding sequence ATGTTTGCAGAGGTAGACGCGGCAGTTGCGGAGATACGGGCGGGGCGAATGGTCGTCGTGGTGGACGACGAGGATCGTGAGAACGAGGGGGATCTTACGCTTGCTGCCGAGTTTGTGACGCCGGAGGCGATCAACTTCATGGCGAAGTTTGGGCGCGGCCTGATCTGCCTGACGCTGACCGAGGAGCGGGCGGACTATCTGCGGCTGGGGCCGATGACGCAGGAGAATACGTCACGGTTTGGGACGGCGTTTACTGAGAGCATCGAAGCGCGCGAAGGCGTGACGACAGGGATCTCGGCGGCGGATCGGGCGCATACGATTCGGGTGGCGATCGATCCGGGTTCGACGGCGCGGGATTTGGCGCGACCGGGGCACGTGTTCCCGCTGCGGGCGCGCAAGGGTGGAGTGCTGGTGCGGGCGGGACAGACGGAGGCTTCGGTCGATCTGGCGCGGATGGCGGGACTGGTCTCGGCGGGAGTGATCTGCGAGATCATGAACGAGGACGGAACGATGGCGCGGGTTCCGGACCTGGTAAAGTTCTGCGAAGAGCATGGGCTTCTGATGGTGACGGTGGCGGATCTGATTCGCTATCGGCTACAGCATGAGCGATACATCCATCGCGTGGCGGAGTCGCTGATGCCGACAGAGCACGGTGAGTTCCGCATGATTGCGTACGAGAGCGAGGTGGAGGGAGACGAGTCGCACGTCGCGCTGGTGTATGGAGATGTGACGGGCAAGGACGATGTGGTGCCGGTGCGGGTACATACGCACTGTCTGGCGGGCGATGTCTTTGGAACGACGCTGTGTGACTGCCGCGCGGTGGTGGAGAATTCGCTGCGGATGATCGCCGAGGCTGGACGCGGGGCACTGGTGTATCTGCACAATGGGACGAAGGGGTTCGGCATCGATGGGACAGTGACGCCGGGGCGTGTGGTGCTGCATCGGGAGGCGCGAGGTAAGGATCGTGCGGACGATCGTAGCCAGCGGACGCTGCGGCAGGTGGGACTTGGTGGCCAGATTCTGTCGGACCTGGGGATTCATCGGATCAAGTTATTGACGAATACGCCGACGCATGTGCCTGCGCTACAAGGTTTTGGGATTGAGATCGTGGAGCAGGTTGCGGTTCCGATGGCGGTGAACCGGATGGTTTAG